The DNA sequence ACATCATCTTCAAGCGTTTCAAAAACAGTAAAACTGAAACCTTCTCCGTCATTGGGATTTTGGGGAGTGATGACAAACTTCAAAGGTGCAAGTGCCCGCGACATGTTGATGATGCTCTTTTTTACTTTTGAATTTGTCCCGTGTAAGATATTGAAATCTTTTTCTTCAGCCTCTCTGTGCGCAACGAGAATATTTTGAATCAGATCTATTTTGTCTTTAAAAACTACTTTGTTCCATTTTATGATTGTATTGTTTGAAGCAATTTGGCAGTTCTTTTGCATAAGCGGATGCGGTTTTTTTGCACGCATGGCTTCAATGAGTGCAAGTAAATAGTTTACGCCACCTATATTTTTGGCTGCTTTTGTTAAAAAAAGATGTAAAAACTCTTTTTTCTTTTGGTCTAGATTGTTAAAATTACACATTGTTTTTTCCTTGTTAATTTGTTATTATAACATTATTATTGGCTGTTTGAATTCTTAAACAAAATGTAAACTCAGTTTGGCTTAAGCAAATCATAATGACAAAACTATTATGATGTCAAAAGTAAAAGAAGACAAAAATAGTCTGATTTAAAATATAACCCAATTAAGAGGTAAAAATATGCAAGTTTATTTAGACAATAACGCTACTACAATGACGGACCCGCAGGTAGTAGAAGTAATGCAACCATTCTTTAGTGAAATTTACGGAAATCCCAATTCGCTTCACAAGTTTGGTACAGCATCACATCCATACCTGAGAAAAGCAATAGACCAGGTTTATACAGCACTCAATGCGAGTGACAATGATGATATCGTATTCACATCATGTGCAACAGAATCAAACAACTGGGTATTAAAGTCCATCTATTTTGACAAAATTGTCAATGGAGAAAAAGACCATATCATTACAACAGAAGTTGAACATCCTTCAGTGCTTGCTACATGCAGATGGCTGGAAGAGCAGGGCGTGAAAGTAACTTACCTTCCTGTCAATGAAGAGGGTATTGTTGAGTCACATACGGTAAAAAGCTTCATCACGGACAAAACCGCACTTGTAAGTGTTATGTGGGCTTCAAACGAAACAGGGATGATTTTCCCTATTAAAGAGATTGGTGAGATTTGTAAAGAAAAAGGGGTTCTTTTTCATTCGGATGCTGTTCAGGCAGTCGGAAAAATTCCTGTTGACCTACAAGATGTACATGTAGATTTTTTAAGCATGTCTGCGCATAAATTTCATGGACCAAAAGGTATCGGGGCACTTTATATTAAAGATTCACAGCCTTTGACTCCACTGTTTCACGGTGGAGAGCAGATGGGTCACCGTCGTTCTGGAACATTGAATGTTCCCTATATAGTAGGCATGGGAAAAGCTATCGAACTTGCTACAACAAACATTGAAAAGACAATGGCTTCTATTCGTGCAAAACGTGACAGACTTGAAGATGCACTTTTGGAGCTCAGTGATACTTTTGTTGTCGGCAGCCGTGAAAACCGTACACCAAATACAATTCTTATTTCCATAAGAGGTGTTGAGGGCGAAGGGATGCTTTGGGACTTGAATAACGGTCAAATCGGGGCATCTACAGGTTCAGCATGTGCTTCTGAAGATTTGGAAGCGAACTCTGTTATGCTTGCAATCGGTGCTGACAATGAACTTGCACACACAGGTATCAGACTATCACTTTCGCGTTTTACAACAGATGAAGAGATAGACTACACAATAGAGCATTTTAAGAGTGCGGTGGCAAGACTTCGTGCTATATCGAGTTCGTTTGCAAAAGTAGCACCGACTCCGGGCGGCGAAGCCGGGGAGTGTCACATTCCTCACCACATGGCACATTAATAAGTAAGTGTTGCCATGTTTTTCTCTATAAAATTCCGAGGGCGAATCCTCCCTACGGTCTGAGCCTCTTCATTTTACAGAGAAAAACATTATGGTAAAGCAACGGGTTGCGCGAGCGTTGGCGTGACATGAGGGAATAAAAAAGGTTCCCTTAAATTTATGAAATAAATCAAAGGAAGAATAGTATGGCAAAAGCAGATATGTTAGGCGAGTCTCTATGGGACGCGTATTCAAATAAAGTAACTACATTAATGAACAATCCCCAGCATCAAGGGGAAATTACACCGGAAGAAGCTGAAGCACACGGAAACAAGCTCATCGTAGCAGATTTCGGAGCGGAGAGTTGTGGAGATGCAGTAAGACTCTACTGGGAAATTGATCCAAAAACAGACAAAATTGTAAACTCAAAATTCAAATCATTCGGTTGCGGTACGGCTATCGCATCAAGTGATGTAATGACAGAGCTTTGTATTGGTAAAACAGTACAGGAAGCGGTAAAAATTACAAATATTGATGTGGAAAAAGCACTGCGTGACGATCCGGATACTCCGGCAGTTCCACCGCAAAAAATGCACTGTTCGGTAATGGCATATGATGTTATTAAAAAAGCAG is a window from the Sulfurimonas hydrogeniphila genome containing:
- a CDS encoding NifS family cysteine desulfurase, whose protein sequence is MQVYLDNNATTMTDPQVVEVMQPFFSEIYGNPNSLHKFGTASHPYLRKAIDQVYTALNASDNDDIVFTSCATESNNWVLKSIYFDKIVNGEKDHIITTEVEHPSVLATCRWLEEQGVKVTYLPVNEEGIVESHTVKSFITDKTALVSVMWASNETGMIFPIKEIGEICKEKGVLFHSDAVQAVGKIPVDLQDVHVDFLSMSAHKFHGPKGIGALYIKDSQPLTPLFHGGEQMGHRRSGTLNVPYIVGMGKAIELATTNIEKTMASIRAKRDRLEDALLELSDTFVVGSRENRTPNTILISIRGVEGEGMLWDLNNGQIGASTGSACASEDLEANSVMLAIGADNELAHTGIRLSLSRFTTDEEIDYTIEHFKSAVARLRAISSSFAKVAPTPGGEAGECHIPHHMAH